From the genome of Streptacidiphilus sp. PB12-B1b:
GGTGTCCTCGACGGCCACGCAGCAGTCGGCGCTGAGCTCCAGGGCGTTGACGGCGGCGAGGTAGGGGTCGGGCGCGGGCTTGGTCTGCGCGGTCTCCCCGGCGGCGAAGGAGACGCTGAAGCGGCGCCGGCCGAGGGCGTCCAGGACGGTGTCCACGACGTTCCGCGGCGAGGCGGAGACCAGGGCGGTCTTCAGCCCGGCGGCCTGGACGGCGTCCAGCAGCTCCAGCGCGCCGGGCAGCGGTACCACCTGGGCCTCGACCAGGCCGGTGAAGCGGCGGTCCAGGGCGGTGGCGACCGAGTCCAGCGAGCGGCTGGTGCCGCTGGCGCGGTGCAGGTGGGCGGCGGTGTGGTCGACCGGGCGGCCGAGGATGTGCTGCTCGTCGTCCTCGCCGAGTTCGAGGCCGAGCAGCTCGGCCTCCCGTTCCACCGCATGCCGCCACAGCTCCTCCGTGTCCACGAGGGTGCCGTCCATGTCGAACAGGACGGCGTGCAGGGTCCGGGATGTGGCGGCGGTGCGGGTGGGCACGGGGCGCTGCTTTCTGTCGGGGTGTCGGTGGCGGGTCCGGTGCGGGGTCAGCCCGCGGTGCGGATGTCCACCAGGACGGGGCGTTCCGGGAGGCGGACGGTGACCGGGCTGCCGGCGGGCAGGGCGGCGGCGTCGTGGGTGGACAGGTCGGCCTTGAGCGCCGAGCCGTCGGCCAGGCGGACGGTGAGCCGGGTGACCGCGCCCAGGAAGGTGCTGCCGGTGACCACGGCCGAGCCGTTGCCGCCGGCCTCCAGCAGCAGGTTCTCCGGGCGCACCAGGACGTCCACGTCGGTGTCGACCGCGAGCGGGGTGCCGTCGACGGGCAGCCGCTGGCCGAGGACGGAGACGACGGTGGGGTCGTGCGCGATGTGGCCGGGGATCCGGTTCATGGTGCCGACGAACTCCGCGACGAACGCTGTGGTGGGCCTGGCGTACAGCTCGGCCGGGGTGGCGCACTGCTCCAGGCGGCCGTTGTGCATGACCGCGACCCGGTCGGCCATGGACAGCGCCTCCTCCTGGTCGTGCGTGACGAAGAGGGTGGTGATCCGCAGCTCCTGCTGGAGCCGGCGGATCTCCTCGCGCAGGCTGAGCCGGACCTTGGCGTCCAGCGCCGACAGCGGCTCGTCGAGCAGCAGCACCCGCGGGCGCAGCGCCAGGGCGCGGGCCAGGGCGATGCGCTGCTGCTGGCCGCCGGAGAGCTGGTGCGGGTAGCGGTCGCCGTGCTGGGGCAGGCCGACCAGTTCCATCAGCTCGTCGGCGCGCTTGCGGCGCTCCACGGTGCCGGTGCCGCGCATCCGCAGCCCGAAGGCGACGTTGTCACGGGCGTTGAGGTGCGGGAAGAGGCTGTAGGACTGGAAGACCATCCCGGCGTCGCGCTGGTGCGCGGGCACGCCGGTGATGTCCTTGCCGTCCAGCAGCACCTCGCCGGAGTCGGGGGTCTCGAAGCCGGCCAGCATCCGCAGGGCGGTGGTCTTGCCGCAGCCCGAGGGGCCGAGCAGGGCGAGCAGCTCGCCCGGGCGGACGGTCAGGTCGAGCCCGTCCAGCGCGGTCGCCTGGCCGAAGCTGCGGCGCAGCTGCCGGAACTCGACGGTGGCGCTCTTGTCGGTGGCGGGTGGTATGACGGAGGCGACGGTGGGGGCCGCATTGGACATGAGGGGTGGCTCCCTTGATTCAGGCGGGGGTGGCGCCGGACTTGCGGCGTCCGGTGACGGAGAGGGCGAGCAGGACGGCCCAGGTGAGGACCATGCTGACCAGGGAGACGGCGGTGGTGACCGGCCCGTCGCCCGCGGAGTTGCCGTTGACGATCCAGACCGCGAAGGGGGTGTAGCCCAGGATCGAGGAGACCGTGAACTCGCCCAGGACCAGGGCCAGGGTGAGCATGGCGGCGTTGAGCATGGCGCCGCGCAGGTTCGGCAGGATCACCAGCACGATCGCGCGCACCCGACCGGCGCCGTTGTTCTGGGCGGCCTCGAGCAGCGTGCGGACGTCCAGGGCGCGCATGCCCGCGTCCAGGGTGCGGAACGCCAGCGGCAGCGCCATGACCACGTAGGCCAGCAGCAGCACCACCGGGAAGTTCGCGTTCTGGATCGCCAGCAGGGTGTCCCAGAAGGGGGTGGAGGCGAGGTTGTCGGTGCCCCAGCGCAGCAGGATGTTGATGCCCGAGGTCAGCGCGATGGAGGGCACCACCAGCGGCAGCATGCAGACGAACTCCACGACCGAGCGCAGCCGCGGGGTGCCCAGCCGCACCGCGATCACGGTGGGGATGAGCAGCAGGAACACCAGGGCGATGGTGGCCACCGCGA
Proteins encoded in this window:
- a CDS encoding HAD family phosphatase, with protein sequence MPTRTAATSRTLHAVLFDMDGTLVDTEELWRHAVEREAELLGLELGEDDEQHILGRPVDHTAAHLHRASGTSRSLDSVATALDRRFTGLVEAQVVPLPGALELLDAVQAAGLKTALVSASPRNVVDTVLDALGRRRFSVSFAAGETAQTKPAPDPYLAAVNALELSADCCVAVEDTPVGVASAEAAGCSVLAVPSAAAIPAAPGRVVVRSLLDVDLALLRTLVAGG
- a CDS encoding ABC transporter ATP-binding protein, producing MSNAAPTVASVIPPATDKSATVEFRQLRRSFGQATALDGLDLTVRPGELLALLGPSGCGKTTALRMLAGFETPDSGEVLLDGKDITGVPAHQRDAGMVFQSYSLFPHLNARDNVAFGLRMRGTGTVERRKRADELMELVGLPQHGDRYPHQLSGGQQQRIALARALALRPRVLLLDEPLSALDAKVRLSLREEIRRLQQELRITTLFVTHDQEEALSMADRVAVMHNGRLEQCATPAELYARPTTAFVAEFVGTMNRIPGHIAHDPTVVSVLGQRLPVDGTPLAVDTDVDVLVRPENLLLEAGGNGSAVVTGSTFLGAVTRLTVRLADGSALKADLSTHDAAALPAGSPVTVRLPERPVLVDIRTAG
- a CDS encoding ABC transporter permease: MIIAAVYFVGPLLGSFVFTVDDPVKGFNLSAYTQIFSVSGLWPALQLSLLLAVATIALVFLLLIPTVIAVRLGTPRLRSVVEFVCMLPLVVPSIALTSGINILLRWGTDNLASTPFWDTLLAIQNANFPVVLLLAYVVMALPLAFRTLDAGMRALDVRTLLEAAQNNGAGRVRAIVLVILPNLRGAMLNAAMLTLALVLGEFTVSSILGYTPFAVWIVNGNSAGDGPVTTAVSLVSMVLTWAVLLALSVTGRRKSGATPA